Proteins encoded within one genomic window of Sphingomonas cannabina:
- a CDS encoding O-methyltransferase produces MTILTIPPLAPLLDRLFEEAAETSPAANPIVAELSHEERSRLMRSKTDYLDFYGRLKDLPLAVSRETGLLLYMLARGGGARTIVEFGTSFGLSTLYLAAALRDNGGGRLITSEFEPSKVARARANLTAGGLIDLVEIREGDALQTLSTGLPDTIDLLLLDGAKGLYPDILALVESRLRPGAFIVADNADYSPDYLAHVCAPENGYLSMPFGEDVELSIRIG; encoded by the coding sequence ATGACTATCCTTACCATCCCTCCGCTCGCCCCGCTGCTGGATCGCCTGTTCGAGGAGGCGGCCGAGACGTCGCCGGCTGCGAATCCAATCGTGGCGGAGCTCTCGCACGAGGAGCGGTCGCGGCTGATGCGGAGCAAGACCGATTACCTCGATTTCTATGGGCGCCTGAAGGACCTTCCCCTCGCCGTCTCGCGCGAGACCGGCCTGCTGCTCTACATGCTGGCGCGGGGCGGCGGCGCGCGGACGATCGTCGAGTTCGGGACGTCGTTCGGCCTCTCGACGCTGTATCTCGCCGCAGCGCTCAGGGACAATGGCGGCGGCCGGCTGATCACCAGCGAGTTCGAGCCGTCCAAGGTGGCGCGGGCGCGGGCGAACCTGACGGCGGGCGGGCTGATCGACCTGGTCGAGATCCGGGAAGGCGATGCGCTGCAGACGCTGAGCACCGGCCTTCCCGACACGATCGACCTGCTGCTGCTCGACGGTGCCAAGGGGCTCTATCCGGACATCCTCGCCCTGGTGGAGAGCCGCCTCAGGCCCGGCGCGTTCATCGTCGCCGACAATGCCGACTACAGCCCCGACTATCTGGCGCATGTGTGTGCGCCCGAGAACGGATATCTGTCGATGCCGTTCGGCGAGGATGTCGAGCTGTCGATCCGGATCGGTTGA
- a CDS encoding TetR family transcriptional regulator: protein MTDRRTASISSRKQPKQARSTELVATILEAAVQVLAKEGAHRFTTARVAEKAGVSVGSLYQYFPNKAAILFRLQSDEWRQTTELLRRILEDAERPPFERLRALVHAFVRSECEEAEMRVALDDAAPLYRDAPEAREAKASGRGIVRAFMQEALPEASDATRALAGDLIATTLSTVGKRFSETPRTPAEIATYAEAVADMFCAYLEQLQRR from the coding sequence ATGACCGATCGCCGAACCGCCTCGATCTCCTCGCGAAAACAGCCCAAGCAGGCGCGCTCGACCGAGCTCGTCGCCACGATCCTGGAGGCGGCGGTTCAGGTTCTGGCGAAGGAAGGCGCGCACCGCTTCACCACGGCGCGGGTGGCGGAGAAGGCGGGCGTCAGCGTCGGCTCGCTCTATCAATATTTCCCGAACAAGGCGGCGATCCTCTTCCGCCTCCAGAGCGACGAATGGCGGCAGACGACCGAGCTGCTGCGGCGCATCCTCGAGGATGCCGAACGGCCGCCGTTCGAACGGCTGCGCGCGCTGGTCCATGCCTTCGTCCGCTCGGAGTGCGAGGAAGCGGAGATGCGTGTGGCGCTCGACGACGCCGCCCCGCTCTATCGCGACGCGCCCGAAGCGCGGGAGGCGAAGGCATCGGGCCGAGGCATCGTCAGGGCCTTCATGCAGGAAGCCTTGCCGGAGGCTTCGGACGCGACGCGCGCGCTGGCCGGCGACCTGATCGCGACGACGCTGAGTACGGTGGGGAAGCGGTTCTCGGAAACCCCCCGAACCCCGGCAGAGATCGCGACCTATGCCGAGGCCGTGGCCGACATGTTCTGCGCCTATCTCGAGCAGCTTCAGCGCCGCTGA
- a CDS encoding copper resistance protein B, giving the protein MRRALLLTLAPLALAAPARAQDHSGHDMPGMEMPAKPAAQPEQDPHADHAMPSTQGPDTPAAHDAHQGHPMPAMLAEERAPSGTDLPPGNAPAPAPAADRAADRYYGAEAMAAAERGLRREHGGGTFHQVMIDIAEYQPRRGGDGYRWDGGAWIGGDIDRFRLKSEGEGRFGDRVESADVQALYSRAIDPYWNLQAGVRQDLGPGPRRTYAVIGVEGLAPYWFELGGSLFLSDKGDVLARAEGYYDQRITQDLVLQPRAELDFAFQDVPENAIGSGLSTAELGLRLRYERIREFAPYVGVSWERRLGRTADFARARGDDTGGVDLVLGIRAWF; this is encoded by the coding sequence ATGAGAAGGGCGCTGCTGCTGACCCTCGCGCCGCTGGCGCTTGCCGCTCCGGCGCGCGCGCAAGACCATTCGGGCCACGACATGCCCGGAATGGAGATGCCCGCGAAGCCTGCCGCCCAGCCGGAGCAGGACCCCCATGCCGATCACGCCATGCCGTCGACGCAGGGCCCCGACACCCCGGCTGCGCACGATGCTCACCAGGGACATCCCATGCCTGCGATGCTCGCCGAGGAACGGGCGCCGTCGGGCACGGACCTGCCGCCGGGCAACGCTCCGGCCCCCGCTCCGGCGGCCGATCGCGCGGCGGACCGCTATTACGGCGCCGAGGCGATGGCGGCCGCCGAGCGCGGCCTGCGCCGCGAGCATGGCGGCGGGACCTTCCACCAGGTCATGATCGACATCGCCGAGTACCAGCCGCGCCGGGGCGGCGACGGCTATCGCTGGGACGGCGGAGCCTGGATCGGCGGCGACATCGATCGCTTCCGGCTCAAGAGCGAGGGCGAGGGGCGCTTCGGCGACCGCGTCGAGAGCGCCGACGTGCAGGCGCTCTACAGCCGCGCCATCGATCCCTATTGGAACCTGCAGGCCGGCGTCCGCCAGGATCTCGGGCCGGGTCCGCGGCGCACCTATGCAGTTATTGGTGTCGAGGGTCTTGCGCCTTACTGGTTCGAGCTCGGCGGCAGCCTGTTCCTCTCGGACAAGGGCGACGTGCTGGCGCGGGCCGAGGGTTATTACGACCAGCGCATCACCCAGGACCTGGTCCTGCAGCCCCGCGCCGAGCTCGACTTCGCTTTCCAGGACGTGCCCGAGAATGCGATCGGATCGGGGCTGTCGACCGCCGAGCTCGGCCTGCGCCTGCGCTACGAACGCATCCGCGAGTTCGCGCCTTATGTCGGCGTCTCCTGGGAACGCCGGCTCGGCCGGACCGCCGATTTCGCCCGTGCGCGCGGCGACGATACCGGCGGTGTCGACCTCGTTCTGGGGATCAGGGCCTGGTTCTGA
- a CDS encoding copper resistance system multicopper oxidase — protein MDMTMDRRRLLRGAGRMGGGLALAAWMPAWAQTNAPGIAASLPEVSGEDITLRVAHQMMTIDGRRSHAIGINGTVPAPLIRLREGQDVRLHVVNDLDEETSVHWHGLILPFQMDGVPGISFPGIGPRSTFTYEFPIVQSGTYWYHSHSGLQEQLGHYGPILIEPRGPDPVAYDRQHVIVLSDHSQLHPHAIFMKLKQQPGYFNRQRQTLSGLLAGKDQPLEDRLEWGAMRMDPTDISDVTGSTYTYLVNGHGPKDNWTALFKPGERVRLRFVNASAMTIFNLRIPGLRMTVVQADGQNVRPVEVDEFQITVAETYDVVVTPTDDRAYTLVAEAADRSGMARATLAPRPGMTAEVPPLRKRPIATMKDMGMDMSRMDHGAMNQDGMAGMDHGDMAGMDHSGSAPDAAMAGMSMAMRDPANAPQVRMGPGVQTISPMPVDRTGEPGQGLEGVGHRVLTYRDLVALERNPDVRAPAREVEIHLTGNMERFMWSFDGEKFSEVKAPIAMRAGERVRVTLVNDSMMAHPIHLHGHFFELVTGHGDHAPRKHTVNVLPGGKVSWDVTAEPGDWAFHCHLLYHMHAGMMQVVRVRPLGGEGA, from the coding sequence ATGGACATGACGATGGACCGGCGCCGGCTTTTGCGGGGCGCCGGTCGCATGGGCGGCGGACTGGCGCTGGCCGCCTGGATGCCCGCCTGGGCCCAGACCAACGCGCCGGGGATCGCCGCATCGCTTCCGGAAGTCTCGGGCGAGGACATCACGCTGCGCGTCGCACACCAGATGATGACGATCGACGGCCGCCGGAGCCATGCGATCGGCATCAACGGCACGGTCCCCGCCCCGCTGATCCGCCTGCGCGAGGGCCAGGACGTGCGGCTCCATGTGGTCAACGATCTCGACGAGGAGACCTCGGTCCACTGGCACGGGCTGATCCTGCCGTTCCAGATGGACGGCGTGCCGGGCATCTCCTTCCCGGGCATCGGGCCGCGATCGACCTTCACCTATGAGTTCCCGATCGTCCAGTCGGGGACCTATTGGTACCACAGCCATTCCGGCCTTCAGGAGCAGCTCGGCCATTATGGTCCGATCCTGATCGAGCCCAGGGGCCCCGATCCGGTCGCCTATGACCGGCAGCATGTGATCGTGCTCTCCGACCACAGCCAGCTGCACCCGCATGCGATCTTCATGAAGCTCAAGCAGCAGCCCGGCTATTTCAACCGGCAGCGCCAGACGCTGTCCGGCCTGCTCGCGGGGAAGGACCAGCCGCTCGAGGACCGGCTGGAATGGGGCGCGATGCGGATGGACCCGACCGACATCTCCGACGTGACCGGGTCGACCTACACCTACCTCGTCAACGGGCATGGGCCGAAGGACAACTGGACCGCGCTGTTCAAGCCCGGCGAGCGCGTGCGGCTCAGGTTCGTCAACGCCTCGGCGATGACCATCTTCAACCTGCGCATCCCCGGCCTCCGGATGACGGTGGTGCAGGCCGACGGGCAGAACGTCCGGCCGGTCGAGGTCGACGAGTTCCAGATCACGGTCGCCGAAACCTATGACGTCGTGGTCACGCCGACCGACGACCGCGCCTACACCCTCGTCGCCGAGGCGGCGGATCGGTCGGGCATGGCGCGCGCGACGCTCGCCCCGCGTCCCGGCATGACGGCCGAGGTTCCGCCGCTGCGCAAGCGCCCGATCGCGACGATGAAGGACATGGGCATGGACATGTCCCGGATGGATCACGGCGCGATGAATCAGGACGGCATGGCCGGAATGGATCACGGTGACATGGCGGGCATGGATCATTCGGGATCGGCGCCGGATGCCGCCATGGCCGGGATGAGCATGGCGATGCGCGATCCCGCCAACGCGCCGCAGGTGAGGATGGGGCCCGGCGTCCAGACGATCTCGCCGATGCCGGTCGACCGCACCGGCGAGCCCGGCCAGGGGCTGGAGGGCGTCGGCCACCGGGTGCTCACCTACCGCGACCTCGTCGCGCTCGAGCGCAATCCCGACGTGCGGGCACCGGCGCGCGAGGTCGAGATCCACCTGACCGGCAACATGGAGCGCTTCATGTGGTCGTTCGACGGGGAGAAATTCTCGGAGGTGAAGGCCCCGATCGCGATGCGGGCCGGCGAGCGGGTGCGCGTGACGCTGGTCAACGATTCGATGATGGCGCACCCGATCCATCTCCACGGACATTTCTTCGAGCTCGTCACCGGGCATGGCGACCATGCTCCGCGCAAGCACACGGTCAACGTGCTGCCGGGCGGCAAGGTCAGCTGGGACGTGACGGCGGAGCCCGGCGACTGGGCGTTCCACTGCCACCTCCTCTACCACATGCATGCCGGAATGATGCAGGTCGTGCGCGTGCGTCCGCTCGGGGGAGAGGGGGCATGA
- a CDS encoding copper-transporting P-type ATPase, with protein MTHAHAHDAHAGHSCCSGGELGADKDTAPEAPPGTIYTCPMHPEIRQVGPGTCPICGMALEPETVTLDSGPNPELADMTRRFWIGFMLTLPVFALEMGGHLTGLTMMLGRQTSNWVQLPLAAPVVLWAGWPFFERGWASLRSRNLNMFTLIAMGVGVAFAYSLVAVLAPGIFPAAFRDAGGAVPVYFEAAAVITVLVLLGQVLELRARERTSGAIKALLGLAPRTARRIREDGSDEEVTLDRIQVGDRLRVRPGEKVPVDGELLEGRVAIDESLVTGESMPVTKEPGAQVIAGSLNQTGSFVMRADKVGADTLLSRIVRMVAEAQRSRAPIQRMADRVSAWFVPAVIAVAAVAAVAWALVGPDPRLGHALVAAVSVLIIACPCALGLATPMSIMVGVGRGAHAGVLIRNAEALERFETIDTLIVDKTGTLTEGKPAVTLIQPAPGVDEAELLRLAASVERASQHPLGEAVVRAATDRGLALAEVRDFDAPIGRGVTGTVEGRHLRLGGPRFMTEQGIDTASLAEEAERLRGDGATAIFVAVDGALAGLIGIADPIKPSTPDAVRALKAEGVRVVMLTGDNRTTARAVATRIGIDEVEAEVLPEDKAAVVRRLRTEGRAVAMAGDGVNDAPALAAADVGIAMGTGADVAIESAGVTLLKGDLTGLVRARRLSRAVMRNIRQNLIFAFAYNAAGVPIAAGLLYPLTGMLLSPAIAALAMALSSVSVIANALRLRLVQL; from the coding sequence ATGACCCATGCCCACGCCCATGATGCCCATGCCGGCCATTCCTGCTGCAGCGGCGGCGAGCTTGGCGCCGATAAGGACACCGCACCCGAGGCGCCGCCCGGAACGATCTACACCTGCCCGATGCACCCCGAGATCCGCCAGGTCGGCCCCGGCACCTGCCCGATCTGCGGCATGGCGCTGGAGCCGGAGACGGTCACGCTGGACAGCGGTCCCAATCCCGAGCTCGCCGACATGACGCGGCGCTTCTGGATCGGCTTCATGCTGACGCTGCCGGTGTTCGCCCTCGAGATGGGCGGGCACCTGACCGGCCTCACCATGATGCTCGGCCGCCAGACCTCCAACTGGGTCCAGCTCCCGCTCGCCGCGCCGGTGGTGCTCTGGGCCGGCTGGCCGTTCTTCGAGCGCGGCTGGGCGTCGCTCCGGTCGCGCAACCTCAACATGTTCACGCTGATCGCGATGGGCGTCGGTGTCGCCTTCGCCTACAGCCTGGTGGCGGTGCTCGCGCCCGGCATCTTCCCGGCCGCGTTCCGCGACGCGGGCGGTGCGGTGCCCGTCTATTTCGAGGCGGCCGCGGTCATCACCGTGCTGGTGCTGCTCGGCCAGGTCCTCGAGCTGCGCGCCCGCGAGCGCACCTCCGGCGCGATCAAGGCGCTGCTCGGCCTCGCGCCCAGGACGGCGCGGCGCATCCGCGAGGACGGCAGCGACGAGGAGGTCACGCTCGACCGCATCCAGGTCGGCGACCGCCTGCGCGTGCGCCCCGGCGAGAAGGTGCCGGTCGACGGCGAGCTGCTCGAAGGGCGTGTCGCGATCGACGAATCGCTGGTCACCGGCGAATCGATGCCGGTGACCAAGGAGCCCGGCGCCCAGGTGATCGCCGGCTCGCTCAACCAGACCGGTTCGTTCGTGATGCGCGCGGACAAGGTCGGCGCCGACACGCTGCTGTCGCGGATCGTCCGCATGGTCGCCGAGGCACAGCGCAGCCGCGCGCCCATCCAGCGCATGGCCGACCGGGTCTCGGCCTGGTTCGTGCCGGCGGTGATCGCGGTGGCGGCGGTCGCCGCGGTCGCCTGGGCACTGGTCGGCCCCGATCCGCGCCTCGGCCATGCGCTGGTCGCCGCCGTCTCGGTGCTGATCATCGCCTGTCCCTGCGCGCTCGGCCTGGCGACGCCGATGTCGATCATGGTCGGCGTCGGGCGCGGCGCCCACGCCGGCGTGCTGATCAGGAACGCCGAAGCGCTCGAGCGGTTCGAGACGATCGACACGCTGATCGTCGACAAGACCGGGACGCTCACCGAAGGCAAGCCCGCGGTCACCCTGATCCAGCCCGCGCCGGGCGTCGACGAGGCCGAGCTGCTGCGGCTCGCCGCGAGCGTCGAACGCGCGAGCCAGCATCCGCTGGGCGAAGCCGTGGTGCGTGCGGCCACCGACCGCGGACTGGCGCTGGCGGAGGTCCGCGACTTCGACGCGCCGATCGGCCGCGGCGTGACCGGCACCGTCGAAGGCAGGCACCTGCGTCTCGGCGGACCCCGGTTCATGACCGAGCAGGGGATCGACACCGCCTCGCTCGCCGAGGAAGCCGAACGGCTGCGCGGCGACGGCGCAACCGCGATCTTCGTCGCCGTGGACGGCGCGCTTGCCGGCCTGATCGGCATCGCCGACCCGATCAAGCCGAGCACCCCCGACGCCGTGCGGGCGCTCAAGGCCGAGGGCGTGCGCGTCGTGATGCTGACCGGCGACAACCGCACCACGGCCCGGGCGGTGGCGACGCGGATCGGCATCGACGAGGTCGAGGCCGAGGTGCTGCCCGAGGACAAGGCCGCGGTCGTCCGGAGGCTGCGGACCGAAGGCCGCGCCGTGGCGATGGCCGGCGACGGCGTGAACGACGCGCCCGCGCTCGCCGCCGCCGACGTCGGCATCGCGATGGGCACCGGCGCGGACGTCGCGATCGAGAGCGCGGGCGTCACCCTGCTCAAGGGCGACCTCACCGGGCTGGTGCGCGCGCGGCGCCTGTCGCGTGCGGTGATGCGCAACATCCGCCAGAACCTGATCTTCGCCTTCGCCTACAACGCCGCCGGCGTGCCGATCGCCGCCGGCCTGCTCTATCCGCTGACGGGCATGCTGCTGTCGCCCGCAATCGCCGCGCTGGCGATGGCGCTGTCGTCGGTCAGCGTGATCGCCAACGCGCTCCGCCTGCGGCTGGTGCAGCTCTGA
- the cueR gene encoding Cu(I)-responsive transcriptional regulator codes for MNIGQAAEASGVSQRMIRHYEKIGLIPPAPRRDSGYRDYSDADVHRLRFIANARDLGFPIEEIATLLDLWNNRDRSSAEVKALAIARADALKRKAAAIEAMRRTLEDLARRCHGDGRPDCPILETLAGE; via the coding sequence ATGAACATCGGCCAGGCAGCGGAAGCGAGCGGCGTCTCGCAGCGGATGATCCGGCATTACGAGAAGATCGGCCTGATCCCGCCGGCGCCGCGCCGGGACAGCGGCTATCGCGACTATTCCGATGCCGACGTGCACCGGCTGCGCTTCATCGCCAATGCCCGCGACCTCGGCTTTCCGATCGAGGAGATCGCGACGCTGCTCGACCTCTGGAACAACCGCGACCGGTCGAGCGCGGAAGTGAAGGCGCTCGCCATCGCGCGGGCCGATGCGCTGAAGCGCAAGGCGGCGGCGATCGAGGCGATGCGCCGCACGCTGGAGGACCTCGCCCGGCGCTGCCACGGCGACGGCCGCCCCGACTGCCCGATCCTGGAGACGCTCGCCGGGGAGTGA
- a CDS encoding mandelate racemase/muconate lactonizing enzyme family protein, with protein sequence MTEAPAIKAFDVFSVTIPQDDSYLGGLGPGESVNARGYVVRRGNRTIYPTEMRSAVVRVTLESGEEGWGETYGLVAPGAIFALVDDLIAPFVAGRSPFEVQAIWEDLYDLMRVRGYTGGFWLDAMAAVDIALWDLMGKLTDLPLHQLLGGRHRDRIPAYASGLPRPTLKEKVDLAKSLVDRGYRAVKIAAVVSYDGVEREIAALREGLGPDVALMVDCHWIYTPAEAIALAERLAPYDLAFIEAPCKTEDVAGLASIAARSPIPVAAGEEWRTSYDALARLERRAVSIVQPEMGHTGITQFMRIAHLAEAHHAKVIPHATIGAGIFAAASLHASSTVLSLPWHEYQHSIFHHSASLMDGRLDCREGYFLLPEGPGLGVTPNARFWERARKLG encoded by the coding sequence ATGACCGAAGCACCTGCCATCAAGGCGTTCGACGTGTTCTCGGTCACGATACCGCAGGACGATTCCTACCTGGGCGGCCTTGGCCCGGGCGAGAGCGTCAACGCGCGCGGCTATGTCGTCCGCCGCGGCAACCGGACGATCTACCCCACCGAGATGCGCTCCGCGGTGGTGCGGGTGACGCTGGAGTCGGGCGAGGAAGGCTGGGGCGAGACCTATGGCCTGGTCGCTCCCGGCGCGATCTTCGCGCTGGTCGACGACCTCATCGCGCCGTTCGTCGCCGGCCGCTCGCCGTTCGAGGTCCAGGCGATCTGGGAGGACCTCTACGACCTGATGCGCGTGCGCGGCTATACCGGCGGCTTCTGGCTCGACGCGATGGCGGCGGTGGACATCGCTCTGTGGGACCTGATGGGCAAGTTGACCGATCTGCCGCTGCACCAGCTGCTGGGCGGCCGGCATCGCGACCGTATCCCTGCCTATGCCTCGGGGCTGCCGCGGCCGACGCTCAAGGAGAAGGTCGATCTGGCGAAGAGCCTCGTCGACCGGGGCTATCGCGCGGTGAAGATCGCCGCAGTGGTCAGCTACGACGGCGTCGAGCGCGAGATCGCGGCGCTGCGCGAAGGGCTCGGGCCCGACGTCGCGCTGATGGTCGACTGCCACTGGATCTACACGCCGGCGGAGGCGATCGCGCTGGCGGAGCGGCTCGCGCCCTACGACCTCGCCTTCATCGAGGCGCCGTGCAAGACCGAGGACGTGGCCGGTCTGGCGAGCATCGCCGCGCGCTCGCCGATCCCGGTAGCGGCGGGCGAGGAATGGCGCACCAGCTATGATGCGCTCGCCCGGCTCGAGCGGCGCGCCGTCTCGATCGTGCAGCCCGAGATGGGGCATACCGGCATCACCCAGTTCATGCGGATCGCGCATCTGGCTGAGGCGCATCATGCCAAGGTCATCCCCCACGCGACGATCGGCGCCGGCATCTTCGCCGCGGCCAGCCTGCACGCCTCCTCGACCGTGCTGAGCCTGCCCTGGCACGAGTATCAGCACAGCATCTTCCACCATTCGGCGAGCCTGATGGATGGCCGGCTCGATTGCCGCGAAGGCTATTTCCTGCTGCCGGAGGGCCCTGGACTCGGCGTGACGCCGAATGCGCGCTTCTGGGAGCGGGCCCGGAAGCTCGGGTGA
- a CDS encoding IclR family transcriptional regulator, translating to MTRRANLKASAGAQPNQSLIDGITVLQALATSTEPVGCRELARRVDLETTRVNRLLKTLTYLGIARQTSDRKYRPGSGMTVLAAQSLFASGLLRRALPALEELRRYGHTVAMGVLWRDNVSYLFHAPPNMPETDAVGRIGLYPATQGGIGMALLAAQDDLEIEETYDGHAIPGYASLADLLAALNQVRAAGYARLRVKQDFEQHTVAITIGTPVHAAIGLSGWIPEAAMPEMLDALRHAARRIEESSDARGADHGPVVPVLDYRTAV from the coding sequence ATGACGAGGAGAGCCAATCTGAAGGCGTCGGCCGGCGCGCAGCCGAACCAGAGCCTGATCGACGGGATCACCGTGCTCCAGGCGCTGGCGACCTCGACCGAGCCGGTCGGCTGCCGCGAGCTGGCGCGCCGGGTCGACCTCGAGACGACGCGCGTCAACCGGCTGCTCAAGACGCTGACCTATCTCGGCATCGCCCGCCAGACCAGCGACCGCAAGTACCGCCCCGGCTCCGGTATGACCGTGCTGGCGGCGCAGAGCCTGTTCGCCTCCGGCCTGCTGCGCCGCGCGCTGCCCGCGCTCGAGGAACTGCGCCGGTACGGCCATACGGTGGCGATGGGCGTGCTGTGGCGCGACAACGTCAGCTACCTGTTCCACGCGCCGCCCAACATGCCGGAGACCGACGCGGTCGGCCGCATCGGCCTCTATCCCGCGACGCAAGGCGGGATCGGCATGGCGCTGCTCGCGGCGCAGGACGATCTCGAGATCGAGGAGACCTACGACGGTCACGCCATCCCCGGCTATGCGAGCCTCGCCGATCTGCTCGCCGCGCTGAACCAGGTACGCGCCGCCGGCTATGCGCGCCTCAGGGTCAAGCAGGATTTCGAGCAGCATACGGTGGCGATCACGATCGGCACGCCGGTCCATGCCGCGATCGGCCTGTCGGGCTGGATTCCCGAGGCGGCGATGCCGGAGATGCTCGACGCGCTCCGCCACGCGGCGCGGCGCATCGAGGAGAGCAGCGACGCGCGCGGCGCCGATCATGGGCCGGTGGTGCCGGTGCTGGATTATCGGACGGCGGTTTAA